The Vicia villosa cultivar HV-30 ecotype Madison, WI linkage group LG1, Vvil1.0, whole genome shotgun sequence genome includes a region encoding these proteins:
- the LOC131639279 gene encoding 2-hydroxyisoflavanone dehydratase-like, whose product MASTTITDTAKHVISEIPTYITVYSDGTIERPRQAPPVPPNLNDPTSPVSSKDITISQNPNISARLYLPRNPTTKLPILVFFHGGGFFFESAFSKLFHQHFNIFAPQTNTIVVSVEYRLAPEHPLPAGYNDCWSSLQWVASKQEPWLINHGDFNSVFIGGDSAGGNIVHNIAMRAGSEALPNDVKLLGAILQQPFFYSSYPVGLEGVKLKSSDHDLYCSVWNLVYPSAPGGIDNLHLNPLGLEAPSLEGLGCDRMIVCVAGKDGLRERGVWYYESVKKSGWKGELELFEEEDEDHVYHIFYPESENGQKLIKRLVSFLHE is encoded by the coding sequence ATGGCTTCCACCACCATCACCGATACAGCTAAACACGTCATCTCAGAAATCCCAACATACATCACCGTCTACAGCGACGGCACCATCGAACGTCCACGGCAAGCACCACCAGTACCACCCAATCTCAACGACCCAACCTCCCCCGTTTCATCCAAAGACATCACCATCTCTCAAAACCCCAACATCTCCGCCCGTCTCTACCTCCCAAGAAACCCCACCACAAAACTCCCCATCTTAGTATTCTTCCACGGCGGCGGATTCTTCTTCGAATCAGCTTTCTCCAAACTCTTCCACCAACACTTCAACATCTTCGCTCCTCAAACAAACACCATAGTTGTTTCTGTCGAATATAGACTCGCTCCAGAACATCCTCTTCCTGCAGGGTACAATGATTGCTGGAGTTCTCTCCAGTGGGTTGCTTCTAAACAAGAACCGTGGCTAATCAACCACGGTGATTTCAACAGTGTTTTTATCGGCGGTGACAGTGCTGGTGGTAACATAGTTCATAACATCGCCATGCGTGCTGGCTCTGAAGCCTTGCCTAATGATGTTAAGCTTCTAGGAGCTATTTTACAACAACCTTTTTTCTATAGTTCGTACCCGGTTGGATTAGAGGGTGTTAAACTCAAGAGTTCAGATCATGATTTGTACTGTTCGGTTTGGAATTTAGTGTATCCATCAGCACCTGGTGGGATTGATAACCTTCATCTTAATCCTTTGGGTTTGGAGGCGCCGAGTTTGGAAGGACTTGGTTGTGATAGGATGATTGTTTGTGTGGCTGGGAAAGATGGACTTAGGGAGAGAGGGGTTTGGTATTATGAAAGTGTGAAAAAGAGTGGTTGGAAAGGGGAACTGGAGttgtttgaagaagaagatgaagatcatgtTTATCATATCTTTTATCCTGAGTCTGAGAATGGTCAGAAGTTGATCAAACGGTTGGTTTCTTTTCTGCacgaataa